The Methanobacterium alcaliphilum nucleotide sequence TTTTGATCTTTCCTTGATGGTTACCAGTTTAGGGAAAATATGTGAAGAAATGGTTTTATGGAGTACCCATGAATTTAACTTGATTGAAATATCGGATGAATTTTCATCAACTTCATCTATTATGCCTCAGAAGAAAAACCCGGACGTTGCTGAGATTTCACGGGGAAAAACAGGGGTTTTATATGGGGAACTTATGACTATATTAACCATTTTAAAGGCAATTCCATACACCTACAACCGGGACTTACAGGAGATTACTCCTCATCTGTGGAATTCGGTTGAAACTGCCCATGCTATGTTAGATATTGTTAAAGATATGCTTTTAACTATAAAAATCAATTCAGATAGAGGTCTAGAATTAGCAAGAGCTAATTTTGCAACAGCAACTGATCTCGCAGATGTAATAGTAAGAGAAAAGAACATGCCCTTCAGGATTGCCCATAAAATAGTGGGTAGGATGGTTACAGACGCTATTGATTTAAATCTTAAAGCAGAAGATATTGATAGTAAATTTTTAGATAATATTTGTATGGATTTAACTGGGAAAAAACTGGATATTGACGAAGATTTAATTAAAAAATCATTAAATCCATTAGAAAATGTTAAAATGAGGAAAGTCCCAGGCGGGCCTTCACCGGAAATGGTGAATATGGCAATTGAAAACTTAAACGAATATCTAAAAACAGAAATCAATAAATTTAATCTATAAAATCTTTTATTTACTCTTAATTTAATAATAATCCTCATTTTTATGGGGATGTTTTGATTTATACTTCTTTTTTATTTCTTCTGCAATTTCAAAATCTTCAACCACTACAGGACCCATATATCCACAATTAAAACATTCCCATATTGACCAGTTCTGAGGTATAGTCCACTTAATGTCCTCAGAGCCGCAGTTAGGACAGAATTTTCTCTTTAATTCTTTCATAACTTATATATATGTTTGTATGTAATATACTTATTATGGACACTAAAACTGACCCGAAAATATTAGGACTTCTAGCTGTATTGATTGGATTGTTAATGATAATATACCCTTTCTTGGTAGGTTATCTGGTGGGAATATTTTTAGTAGGATATGGATTGCTTAAAGTTTTTTCATAAACTTAACTTAAAATATTATTTATAAATTCTTGCATAAGCTCCAGATTAAATCCAGAGCTTCACCCGGCTCTAATACTCCAGATCGAGTTTCTCTTAGAACCCTCTGAATAGAATATCTTCTCATATGTGGAAATTTTTTCTGTACTTCCCCCAATAGAGGACATCCAAAATAATTTGATTTTTGAATATTATATTTTTCAGTTATTTTTTTCAATTCCTGTTTTGAAACCCCTAAAAATGCGGGTAAATTGATTCTAAGAATCTCATCTTTATAATTTAGAGATTGAGATCCAGTGGAAAGTAAATCTCCAAAAATGATTATCTTAATATTATTATCCTGAGCATATTTCATCAATGATTCATGTATCATTTTAGAACATCGACCACATGGATGAAACCTCCCCTTGAAACTCTCCCCTATAAACTCTGAAAAATCAAGATTCAAATATTCATGTTTTACTCCCAAAATGCTGCATAAATTATTGATATTATTCTTAAAATGTCCGGGGAGAACTATTGTGCCTGGATCAGCAGTTACAGCAATAGGATTAAAACCCAACTGGTGAGCAATTATTAAAGAAAAACTACTGTCCACACCACCAGATAATGCCACCACTGCTTTAAAATCATCTTTTTTTGTTTCATTTTTTGAAAATTTTTCAAAATCAAAATACTCCGAAAAATCAAATAATGACAAATATTCTTTTTTTGCTAAAAGTAAATCTTTTAAATTTAGTAAAGGTTCTAAATCACTTATTAAATCATCAGATATGATTTTATCAATTTTTTCAAGGGCCAGTTCCATACGGTATTTTTTCACGATTAAATCCGAATAAGCATCCACATGGACTTTATTTAGATTTAATGATTCTTTTAGTCTGCCCACAACCCAGCCCCCTTTTCCTATAACTGCTGATTTATCTGGACGATCGGGGGTGATAATAAGGAGTTCTTTTTTATTAGGGTTTAATATAAATTCTTTTATATTTACTTCAGACGAATCATGGGCAATATCTGCTCTTATTTTTTCTATTTTATTGATTAAAATATCTCTTGTGATCTCCAAATATAACACCACTATAATGAGTTTTTATAATAAATGATAATATCAATTAATATATAAAATTAGGATTGGAATTAATGAAATTTTTTTCTAAACTTAGAATCAAAAATATTTAGAATAGTTTAATCTTTTAGAAAAACTTATAAAATTAATAAAAACAAGGATAATTTATACCCCCTCTTCTATAAATGACACCTATAAAAATCTAACATTTATTAGTTCATAGTTACAAAATAAGAATGAGAATAATAAGGTGCCTTATGAAATATAAAAATATAATTATTACGTTTCTGGCTGCAGTTTTAATCTGTGGAATATCATTTGCAGCAGACAATAATACCACTAATGTTACAAATAACACTACAAATGATGCTGTTGTTACAGAATCAACTGCAGGCGTCATAACCCGTTTAACAGTAGTTGGTGCACCTTACTCTAATTTAGGACCCATACAATTTGAATGTGTTACCATGAATCAGGGCTCCAGAAATAAAATACCATCCCGAACATGTACTCTTACTATACGATATGGTCCAAACAATGAATATATTGATAGTACAACTTACACCGTACCTGATCTTTCTCTTGGAGAATCGCACACTTATACTTGGAACACTACCAATGTTAATTTCCCATATAATTCTTTCCAAACAGGAGGATCTTATGAGATTACAGCAGTTTGGAATTATCCAGGGGGTTCAGCCACTAAAACTACATCTTTTTACTCTGTTCCCAGCCCATGGCTACCTATTTTCTTAGTAGGGATTGTAATTGCTATTATCGCAGTAGGTTTAAAAAAGAAATCACTATTATAACATGAAAATATATTCTAAATAATTAATTACTAAAAATACTAAAATCATTTATACATACAATTAGATATTATTTTTAAAATTAGTTTCAATATTATCTTGATATGCGGTGTCCTATGAAATTTATAATTATAATACATAATATTCCTTCATCTAAAAACTCTATACTCAAAACAAAATGGGGGATATTTTGATACAAACTCCCTGGTTTATTGTAATTGTAGCCGGATTATTAATAACCATATCCGCTATTGCCCATAGAAGAAGATGGTGGTTAACCTATTATTTAACAGGGGCAGTTGCATTCATGGCTTTTACTGTAGCAATTTCTCTCATTACTGGTTTAGATGTTATTATAATGGGTATTGAAGCTCAAAATATTGCAGCCATAGCATCATTCTTAGGGATACCCTCCACATTTCTCCCACCAAATGCATTTATATTTCCCGACCCTACTGGATGGAGTATATTTGGGATAGGCTTTGAATGTTCATCTATAATTGAAATAGGAGTATTAATTGGATTATTGATATTTTATCCAGGTTATTCAAGAAAAAAGAAAGTGAAATACGCCATTATAGGCATTATTCTAACTTATGCCGCAAACTTATTAAGAATGTTGAGCATAGTATATATTGTTAATATATTTGGCAAACAATACCTTTACTTTGCACATGCATTTATTGGTAAATTAATATTTTTTATATTTGTAGTCTTGCTTTACTGGTATTTATTAACCAGACCCACTTTAAGCATCGTGCGCAAGAATATTAAAGGCGGAAAGTTTGAATTTTAAAATGGTGATCTAATGGAAGATCCAATATGGGTAAGTTTATTTGTATGGACAACTTGGCTACTGATAGCTATTATAATAGACGGAGTCATGGTCCCTATAAAAATGTACTTTTCTCGTAAAACAATTAGAAAAGTAAAAACCCAAATTGAAATTACGGACCTGCCTAAAATTAGCGTTGTAATACCTGCCCATAACGAAGAAAAAACTATTCAGAATTGTTTGGTTTCCATAATACAAAGCGAATATCCCCCTGATAAAATCGAAATTATCGTTGTAGATGATGGTTCAAAGGACCAAACCGTGAATATTATTAAAAAAACTAAAGTTCATGCCATAATGCATCATGTAGAATTAAAATTAATTGAGAAAGGACACACAGGTAAAGTCAATACACTTAATAGTGGACTTAAAGCCACCAAAGGAGAGATAATATTCACTATTGATGCAGACATTACACTGGATTCTAAAGCTTTAGTAAATATTGTTAAAGCATTTCAGGAAGATAAAAATATTGGAGCTGCTACAGGATATATCGAAATAGAATGGGATAAAAGTAAAAATAAAGACTTTAAATCCATGTTTTTCTCAAAATGCGAATTTTTAGAGTATTTAAGCTCTTTCAATTTTGAACGTAGTTACCAATCAGTTATAGACTCCATATACACAATGTCAGGAGCATTTTCTGCATTTAGAAGAGATGTTATTGGAGGAATGGGTGGTTACTGGCCTGTAACTGTTTCAGAAGATATGCATATCACCATGATGATGCATGAAAAAAAGATTGATATTGTTAATGTACCTACTGCAGTAGCCTATGCAGAATCAATTACAGATTATGATACCCTTTACTCTCAGAGAGTGAGATGGGCACGTGGACAATTAGAAGTAGCTGCTATGCGTCATGAAGACTCTGAAGTAGAAGAAGAAACTTCACTTAGAGAAATATTTGGCATTATTAAGGATCAAAGAGACCCAAAGCTATTTTCATTAGTAGGGGATTATATTAAAAGTGCAGTTTCAGCCCGTGCAGATAGATTAAGAGGTAGAAACTTCAGGAATTACGATTTATTAGGCATGCAGAGAATTCTATTTATAGATCACACCATAGCATTTCCACGGTTAATATGGATTTTCGTACTATTCTTATTCCCAATTATGGGGCTTTATACATACTTATTACCCATTATCATGGCATTTATGTATGGTTTTTATGCATTAATTGATGTAGCAGTCATTTTATTTTCTTATCATTATGCAAATGATTCAACCAGAGCAAAGATTGAAGAATGTTTCCATTATACTGCATTGCTCCCGCTCTACCGCATGATTATATTCTGTTTCAGAGTATCTGCATTCTTACATATATTAAATGAACCAGCCGGGTGGAAAGTTGAAGGCCCGGTCAATGGATTCAAAAATGGGTTTAAAGGTGCAAAAGAAGGATTCGGTGAAAGCGTGACCTTAGCAATTTTCCAGCTTGGACATTTATTTAATTTGCAGAGGTTAATGAGAAGAAGAGGTAAGTAAATGGCTAATATTAAACGCCTTATC carries:
- a CDS encoding archaeosortase/exosortase family protein, producing MIQTPWFIVIVAGLLITISAIAHRRRWWLTYYLTGAVAFMAFTVAISLITGLDVIIMGIEAQNIAAIASFLGIPSTFLPPNAFIFPDPTGWSIFGIGFECSSIIEIGVLIGLLIFYPGYSRKKKVKYAIIGIILTYAANLLRMLSIVYIVNIFGKQYLYFAHAFIGKLIFFIFVVLLYWYLLTRPTLSIVRKNIKGGKFEF
- the argH gene encoding argininosuccinate lyase, which encodes MNLRAGRLGKKMTEKAADFTSSLEFDKYIFEADVDLNIAHTTMLKQEKIIDSSIADNIITVLKKLKIEGIESLNLDPSVEDIHMAVENYVTDQIGEEAGFMHTAKSRNDQVATDLRIVLKVKIREIQRDILDFIQGIIEMAQEHTKTVIIGYTHLQHAQPTTFAHHLMAYAQSLKRDYERLDDTYNRVNLNPLGSAAMTTTSFPINREITTEILGFDSYMENSMDAVCSRDFIAETVFDLSLMVTSLGKICEEMVLWSTHEFNLIEISDEFSSTSSIMPQKKNPDVAEISRGKTGVLYGELMTILTILKAIPYTYNRDLQEITPHLWNSVETAHAMLDIVKDMLLTIKINSDRGLELARANFATATDLADVIVREKNMPFRIAHKIVGRMVTDAIDLNLKAEDIDSKFLDNICMDLTGKKLDIDEDLIKKSLNPLENVKMRKVPGGPSPEMVNMAIENLNEYLKTEINKFNL
- a CDS encoding glycosyltransferase; its protein translation is MEDPIWVSLFVWTTWLLIAIIIDGVMVPIKMYFSRKTIRKVKTQIEITDLPKISVVIPAHNEEKTIQNCLVSIIQSEYPPDKIEIIVVDDGSKDQTVNIIKKTKVHAIMHHVELKLIEKGHTGKVNTLNSGLKATKGEIIFTIDADITLDSKALVNIVKAFQEDKNIGAATGYIEIEWDKSKNKDFKSMFFSKCEFLEYLSSFNFERSYQSVIDSIYTMSGAFSAFRRDVIGGMGGYWPVTVSEDMHITMMMHEKKIDIVNVPTAVAYAESITDYDTLYSQRVRWARGQLEVAAMRHEDSEVEEETSLREIFGIIKDQRDPKLFSLVGDYIKSAVSARADRLRGRNFRNYDLLGMQRILFIDHTIAFPRLIWIFVLFLFPIMGLYTYLLPIIMAFMYGFYALIDVAVILFSYHYANDSTRAKIEECFHYTALLPLYRMIIFCFRVSAFLHILNEPAGWKVEGPVNGFKNGFKGAKEGFGESVTLAIFQLGHLFNLQRLMRRRGK
- a CDS encoding ATPase, whose protein sequence is MEITRDILINKIEKIRADIAHDSSEVNIKEFILNPNKKELLIITPDRPDKSAVIGKGGWVVGRLKESLNLNKVHVDAYSDLIVKKYRMELALEKIDKIISDDLISDLEPLLNLKDLLLAKKEYLSLFDFSEYFDFEKFSKNETKKDDFKAVVALSGGVDSSFSLIIAHQLGFNPIAVTADPGTIVLPGHFKNNINNLCSILGVKHEYLNLDFSEFIGESFKGRFHPCGRCSKMIHESLMKYAQDNNIKIIIFGDLLSTGSQSLNYKDEILRINLPAFLGVSKQELKKITEKYNIQKSNYFGCPLLGEVQKKFPHMRRYSIQRVLRETRSGVLEPGEALDLIWSLCKNL